The Rhopalosiphum maidis isolate BTI-1 chromosome 2, ASM367621v3, whole genome shotgun sequence genome segment AATGATCTTAAAAGTGCTGTAAGAATGGACGAGCCAATCACCAGCGGTCCAGCTCCACGTTGGATGAAGAAAAGCGTGGAATCATCCTCAAGGTATGTGTACGTTTATGTTTATgtgttacatatatatatatatatttatgtttcaatTATGTTTACTgtgatagttttttaaatacgtcAAGAAAAACTAATGAGTTAATGGCTATCAAGAAGACTCCATCAAAAACACCTAATAGATCAAAATCACCAGGTtagtaatgttattaataattataaacttgcATCTATGTCACTGtgattatctaaattaattttaagcataaacttattatcaattattataatttgatttacaatattaataattgtttatagtatcgattgtttttacatttatccGTCTATATAAAGTAGTTCACAGAGTTGTTAAAATTaaccattaaaaatgaataaaaatcatctaaatagatttttcaaaagaaataaactaaaacCTCGAAAATTAGATGTTAATTCCCCAGAATTATCAAtttctaaaagttttaaaattgtttctacTGCCATACAAGGTAAGGAATGATTATATTGCTCACGCagacatgtttttattaaattaaagtgggtatagataaatagtttgaatgtaaaatattgataaactgTACACTTTTGATGAATATAGGCCTGAATCTTGATGtacatactaataaaattagtaattacgttAGTGCGTTAGTcctatcattattcattgtaataaacttaatataccCAAGATGATTTAAACTCAGATatagttaaacaaatattgatatttttttcaacaatattttaaatattaatatacattcatatattataaacataaaatatataaatattttagcttaataataatctataatcaattatatgcagtaaaattatttatttgaatagctTCAAGATCAGCATCAAACACACCAGCTAAACCTAAAACACCTGGGGGAGACAGATTTATTCCTTCCAGAATGTCTACAAATTTTgacataagtaattttaaagtaaatcacaaatgtttattaaatctttaaatttatttaagatttttttaacttataatttaattttatttttgtagatgAACCAAGAAAATGAAAACCTTGACTTAAGTCCGACTCAATCAGACTACAGAAAAGCTATGTCTGAAAATCTCCATGGttgtgatataaataatgtccGTGTTCTATCCTATCAGAACAAAGCACCGGCTCCTCCAgatgtatgataattaatagctTATTACaggcataattatataattaataattattttagggtTATCAAAATGCTTTAAAAGTAGTTTATAGTCAATCCAAGACTCCCATGAATATACGAGGAGCAACTCGTTATATACCACATGCACCGGACCGTATTTTGGATGCCCCTGAAATTGTTGACGACTATTGTAcagtatttcaattatatatatatccatacCATCATAGATAACTTTAATCATTTTCAACAGAcctaaatttaattgactggAGCTTTTCCAACATATTGGCCGTTGCCTTAGGCACTAGTGTATATCTTTGGAATGCTGACACAGGGTCCATTGATCAACTGTTAGATTTAGAAGGTGCAGACTATGTTACTTCTCTAAGTTGGGTACCCAATGGAAATCTTTTGAGTGTTGGAACTGCTTTAGGACCTGTACAAGTATGTTGATTACTTGctatttaagtacaatattaaactagtattattatttattgatttagttATGGGACGCATCACAGACAAAGCGGCTGCGTATAATGAACAGTCACAGTTCAAGAGTGGGTGCAATGTCTTGGAACAGTCACATACTAACTACAGGTTGCAGAAATGGAGAACTTGTTCACAATGATGTCAGACAGAAGGAACATGTTGTTGGTACAATTCAATCCCACACTCAAGAAGTATGTACCAatccttataaaatatttgatcttGATGTTATATGACATTATTGACATGTCAGTATTTAATCTAACTTTATTCGGTTTTTTTACAGGTTTGTGGTCTTAAATGGTCAACTGACGGTCGTTATCTAGCTAGTGGAGGCAATGATAATCTGCTGAACGTGTACAGCGGCCTACCAGGCCAAACAACTTACCAGTCTGAACCAATATACAGTTTCAGGTAATATCTTACACttgattttgttatatttgttaCAAATTGTTAATTGGGTGCAAATAcccatattacattatttaaaataacagtgtataattttcaatatgcTTACTCTAGTCAACATCAAGCTGCTGTTAAAGCATTAGACTGGTGTCCGTGGCAAACTAATGTACTAGCTAGTGGTGGCGGTACAGCTGACCGAACTATCAGATTTTGGAATTGCAATAATGGCCAGTGTATCAATTCGGTCAATGCTAACTCACAGGTGTGTGCTATTCTGTGGTCTAAAACTTATAGAGAATTGGTATCTGCGCACGGTTTTGCAAACAACCAGCTCATAATTTGGAAGTATCCTTCGCTAACCAAGGTCAGTTAATTGACAGCAAAATATGTTTGCATTAAGTATCATTGATTTTTtcggtttattattttaaatatataatctaaaagGTTGCTGAGCTCACTGGACACACAAATCGTATTCTGAATTTGGCTATGTCACCAGATGGTTCCACAGTACTTTCAGCTGGTGCAGATGAGACCCTGCGAATGTGGAAGTGCTTTTTGCCAGATCCAAACAAGAAAAAAGAACAGGAGAAGCGCTCCTTTAGACCCACTATATTGGGTCCTGGcctaagataaatattttgttttatcctTTCatgtttgttaattaaatttatattcaatatttctgTCAACTTTTTACTTAcgcaatttaaacttaattttatttatacaaaactttTACTCGCACAgtgtacatacatacacagattttttataactattgtcttttttatatattttcttaaacaaataattttatgttaagatCAAATGTATTCTCAGAATTAGTGCATAAATTGACtacaaacattaatatactaatacattttatatcataactttaattacttataataataaacaagtcTTTGGCTACTTTATGTTTAAgtgtgaaataatatataataacagcatagttatatttaagctTATTAACATAAaggaataacaaaaaaataaataaaaaatagaagttaagttacaaacaaaaaaacatttaataataataaaaaaaaaaaaagagtaatAATTCGGTTGGTTTGTAACGAGCCGTAAACacgtaatttaaactatttataatttaactattattcaaATCTGAACAAGTACAATCtgatattatagattaaagcTCTACGGCTGAACATCCAACACAACCATTTATTTTGTGCTTCGACaagataaattttacaaaattaattctcAAAACAACCATTAAACCTACGTGCTCTTAGAGATGAGATAAAGAAACCTGACTAGTAtttgttatgataaaaattgtattgtgacaatttttaattttaaagatgatttgagtttataaaaatgactaGACATATTAAAATCTGTGTTGATTTATCAAAACATCAAGTACAAATGGGTTATAGAGGtaataatgcaaaataaaattgactcATCTCCAAGTTAACAAATCAAACTACTGTGAATTGCATACTAAGATGTGAAAAGTTGGTGAAAAAACAATACCTaaaagtatgtaaaaaaaagctTACAGTGCTAAGATCATAAGATTAATAGTAattgttaaacaaaaatagcCACCAGTCAGATTGAATTGGAATCggtaaattttgtattaaaaatgtttaagttaaaaataaccaatgttttatttattcaatttgatCTAAATTGATAAACTATTGAATCATGTACTAAGACAATCTGACTAATGACTacattatagtaaatagttacaataaataatcattattacattCATTCATGTAATATAGCCTACAAGTAATTAACAGTAAACACAACAaaagttacattattaatacataatataataatagtacgaTGATATctgattaaaatacaatagaatatattgttttttttttttttttagatatttttgtcattttaaaattaccctGCTGtaatttacgtatatataaatataaaggcTCAATAGGTTGAGGCCTTATATAATAAGCTCCTTGTTTAAGGCactgtttacaataattttatatttaggaaacatatttaaacttaacttattattaataataaatttaaaaaaaaatgataatacaaaatagaaCAAAAATAGATAAAGATCCACACTTTAAAAAACTAGAAGTGTTTGAGTCCTTAAAGCTATGAATGTGGGTAAAACAAGCTGCACAGTATTGCacagtattttcaaaaacaattagtgggagaaaaataataataatagtgaaaataCCAGTTACactgaattataatttgatgaaTGGTCAATTTGTGTTTGGAGGCTATGGATCATTGACATCAATTTGGCATTTTCGATGAAAAGTTCTTTAACAATCATATCAGCGCTCATGAGttgtttattctaaaaaaaaaaattatatcaatagatacggaattttttataaatttctaattgtgattataaaataaacaaaatatgacaAGACACTAACTTGTTCATTtctcattttaatttgttcttcAAGTTTATCTTGTGATGCGCGCAATAATTTGTGTACCATATCAATCTTTGACTGATGCTCGTTCCATATGgctaaatttaagaaaatttacTTTGGCAATTAAATCATGTactgaataaaacaaaatagtaataagGCAAACAAATTGTTACACGATACTATAggttaaataagaaaatacttTCAACACCATAAtctcattgaaaaaataattattattttttatgatccaCTTAGACTACTTAAGTAGAGAacagattaattattatgatcaaaGGATTTGTAATCCAAATCATTGCATTGTTAAATGCTTTTCTCTCAAGATACTTTTTCCAGGATATGTTttctgtttttcatttttatatagaagattaaaattcataaaataatgtaataatagacCTATATTTTGAGAGGTTATATGGAACCATATTTTGTGCAGCCACTATACTGATATcaatcaaaaagtaaaaatttaaaaacttaaatatgtcTAAAGATGATACTTTTTAatgactaaattatttaacaaaaaaaatcattagtacttttctaaattatataagttgacCATTTACAGAATTTGccataataacattaacatattataattgttttactaaCCATTAGTCAACTTTTGATGTCTGGCCTGTTCGTCGTGTAGTCTTTGTTCCAGTTCTTTGCATTTCCTGGCATCTATAGATACTTGATTTGCTTGATTAATTTCTTTTCGCATAAAGAAATCTTTGTGGGTATTCTGAAACACAATTTcggtttttaatacaaatgaaatcatataaattattaacttgatATATTAGTAGTTGAGCTAAATTTGAGTCATAATTCTCATAACTTATGTCATACAAgtgaatatagtttttttttttttaataagaatacatTTGGTGACAATTTTAAACCGCAAAACACATATCTCATATAACAGCATAGAAAGTCATCAGTGGAAGAGGGAACAGCTTGCAGATTGATATAATCTCttttggaataaaatatatgctaaTAATTTGGAAGTAATGGGTCTAAAACTTTtcactttatttaatactattataaattataactaaagtaTTGCAATTGATAATGGGACAAAAGTATActacataaaataagtaagttaaataattttcaaatttaacacaagaGTAAAAACCTAAGTATTTCAGTactaaacataaacataaattacttACGGAAAGTACATTAAGATATTCTTGCAATtgcaatatttcatttttaagtgcACTCCTTCGTTGTAATAGACTTCGGCATTCCATACCTAATTtttcacgatttttttttaaatcaaactgtttatttttaaattcaccaTTTGTCtaaatagcaaaataatataaaaataaatataaattgaaaatcatgtgttatatattacagagaaaaaatacttttaaattgtcgTGGCAATTTTCACATTCTTCTTTAAATCGACAGTTAGGAACTCCACGATCAACTTTTTCAACTGGAATAACAATTTgagatttcaatttttcattttcaattttaagtttttccaTTTCTTCTTCAATTTTTACACAGTAACTGGAAAATTCTTGTTGAACGCAATTGAtctgtgaaaataatataaataatttaagtaaaaatgtcgctaaaaaatattttaaaaaataattacttgttCTTCAAGTTCGGCATTTTCATCAATTGaaggtaatttattatcagtTGTATCTTCTAACATATCACTGTACTCTTTAATCTTAACTTCtagattattcaatttttcttcACTAACTTTCTTCTCctgtataaacaattaataccaattttttaaaggaaaaatGCAAGTTTGAcaacaattttacaaatactGAAAAGAAagcaattatgattttaaagcttttataaataaatatattatgaattacaatTAAGCTGAATGAaccataatacaatttaaattcaagaactaaacaatttaaattaaaaatactaaccaATTCATTTAGTTTACGTTCTTCTTCTAATTTTAATGACCAATATTCTTCACACTCGAAGTATTCATTACGCAATGCATCCATACCTTTTTCTAATTCAGTACTTTCATCTTTTAACCGTTTAGCCTCATCCAGAGCTTTGTCTGCCACTTCGCATAGTTGATTGTACCTAGATTCCCAGTACTTTTCAATCTTTTTACACTTGTCATGCAACTCCTGATTTTCTAATTTACATTGATTGTACATttgctttaatttttcaacactGCCATTTGTCACTTCTATCAAAGTAGAACCAATAAATTCTGTTTCcattgtattttcaaattgCTTATTCAATGACCTCCTGGttggatatttatttaaaggtgAAGAAGTCATAAAACTATCTGAAGATTTTTGCATTGATTCTTGAGACTCTTTTTGTTCAATCTCCTGTTGTAAATGATCtgattttgaatattgtttcatatgttccaaataatcaattaattcatttaaatgacACAGTTGGATGTGTGGTTGAGCAGataaagttgtttttatattattcacaagCATTAATGATGTCTGAGGGGATTCGTGATCTGATTTATGTGAATTTTCAACCTACAagcaacataaaaatataataaatttttaaaaattacagttaactaaattttttacttacttTATTCCATGTTTCAAATTCAGACTCAATTGTATATGtttcaaatgtatttgtgCAATCACTTCCACCTTCCCCAGTAGAAAATTCTGTAGTAAATTCTTTCACTTTGCCAAAGCAGTTAGGACTATTTTTTTCCGCCAAGAAATTCCTGACATTACTGTCAAATGACCTATCAGTACCCACATTTTCTATCCTAAAAAAACcacaaaactaatataaatacattttataacgttaaaatttaatattacagtatatacattttagttgcTTCAAGCTCTATAACCAATTCATCATTTTGGTCTCTAAGAcacttattttcattttttaaacaatcaatTTTTTGCACGAGATCAATGATTTGTTCATTATTAGATTCCAGTTCCAGttcctataatttaattaaatacatagaaaGATTAACTTAACAtcaagtttgattttttttttaaatatataatagaagactaacttatacataatacttaagatgtcattaaattatatgtcaaAAGTTAAGTGTTAACtactatattttcatttttgtaggAATCTACCAAGAGATTATTCAAACTatgattgttaattttaaatagtgagaaaaataaaatatacataaaaacaataattaaaaggcACCTtactttaagttttaattgtgGAATTTCTTGAACTTGAACttctaatgaaaaatttttttgttttatatcatctaattgtttatttaatgcaGCATTTTCACTTTCTAATAAGTTTAGttgctaaaaaaaagaaaaaattaaattaatactactgAATAAAGTTACTAATAAATTTTCTATACAAAACatacttttttgttatttaaaagttcAGATTGTAATtcgttttcataattttgtacTTGTTGTAGTTTATCATTGAGcaatatattttggttaagTAATTGATCTTTTTCTGAACCCCATTGATCAATAAGTGTTTTTCGTTCTTCTTGATGTTTGTGTTCTAGagcactaaattatattacattcctTGATTAGAAGGTTTGTTTACTATAGCATATATTAGAATGtctctaaattaaattcatacgcAATTTTATTTGCTGAAGATTTTTCCAATCGTATATGATTTTCATCTACTTCTTGCGCAAGCATTACTGCTCTGTTGTTGGCAGtatcaacatcatattttaatttatctcttTCACAATTCATTTGCTCAATAATCattctgaaaataaattgtatacaaatattaattaagcaaataatatcattattaattatgttcttACTTGAGCCATTTAACCTGATATTCATTCAATGAACTTAGAGCTTTTAGCAAAATAAATGGTGTATTAATTGAATCATATTCTGTTAATGAAGaatcaacaaaattatttcgaACTTTATGGAGTTGATTGCTGACAGTAGTTACTAGATCAGGTACATAAACAGAATCCAAGGATGTATCAATTCCTAATTCTTGTAATAGATTAACAGACTCTGGTATACCACAGCTTTcccataattcaataatagtgCTTATACTCACCATCCTAATAAAAAGCATACATATAAACATCCATGctaaaaaatctattagtaaattatgaaCTACACTTACATTGAGTTTGGTAAATTATCTTctctatgataatatgatgttgAAGAGACTCCTGATGTTGATGTTTCAGAGTTTGGTGAAACAGACCGGTAATCTAGACAACTGATTAATTCAAGAACTTCTTTAATTGGTATTCTatcattagaatatttatcattgatcttctcaaataatttttcattgcaGTCAAAATGTTGGATTACatcaaataattgagattttgatATCAGTCCATTAGAAGTAATACCCAAATGTTCACAGGCCAGACTTAAATTGTGCTTATCCATTATCAATCTTTCTTTTAACAAatctaaaaagaatatttttttttattgagacttataaaactaatatctaAATGTCAATGAAAGTGGTTTTCATGATAACTACTTACCATGCTTGTCATCACATTGTGATAATATGTCTTTATTCTGTGTTCCCTCATCCAATTTAAACTCagaatttatctataaattgaCAAATCATTATGTACTTACaaacctttaaaataaatatttaacttacatGAACATAATCTAATTTTCGAGGTGATAATGGTATACTGCTGTTTAAATCTTGAGTTATATctgattgatttaatataaaactgtcTTCTCGAGGCTTTGTTCGGcggccatattttttttcgccaAAAACATACTTTGGAGATATTTCTCTTACTGTAacatgagaaaaaaattactaaattattaaataaccatATAAAATCAAACGTAAATAAGATAATGATTTGTCTAATAAGGTCGCACTAAGCTATGTTAACGTCCTTCACAATCAGATTGGAATTGAAAACCTTTCACTATGTCAtggtataaacatatttatgataaatggtttttaatacctattgatctttatattatttattattttgtcatatagtaatatacgttatgatattgttatcatttataaaaaaaaaatacacaaatattttactctaCAAGAGTAAGctgtatatttaagtaatcttAAATCTTAACATTCAAgtattcatacatttaatatttttaattatttttatatttagagacataaaattgtatttttcctTAATCaggaatactataatattgtaggtattacaaaattatagtaataatatgataaaaatctatttttgtgacataaaaaataataaattattcttggagtaatatgaatttataacaactggtttatttgtttaaaaaataatgctgtaataactgatataatatgtatacttaaatttctAACATGAAGTTTATCTATAACAGTATACagataataaatctaataaacatGTAcaaataagccataaaagtaatttatatagtataatataattgttatacctatttttatgtaaggcattttaaatagaaatgcaattatgatttgatattaaaaatagatattattaagtattaataacataagatGTATATGAATTATACCTTATGTAAGTAGAaaggaattattaaattatatattaaattaaatcacatatgtatttcatatttacattattttaattgtttataagtaaattttttatcctgtagtttacaaataaaaactaaatgttaattttaaaaaaaaggttatttttcaaatttgattatatattcactaaacatttttgtaattattaattttaacaaataagaatataagtggtgtaggtaggtataacaataattgtttattaccaAGCCTATTGATGTCGGTTTATTCAcacaaaattaataggtatgtcaataataggtaatgtgtgataataaaaaaatataataggctTATctgtatataaagtatatataataatagataggtGAAGTGAAAGGAATGTGGAAAACAAGGTCAAACATGCTTAccagaaaacataaaaatatacaatatttgaaaattttacaaaacatacatactatatattgttaaataaaataatttagttttcttagtttaggtataattaaactttattctTACCAGGAGAGATGTCTCTAGAATAAGTTTCATCTTTTGAACCATTATTGGCCAAGTAAACAAGAGCATCACGAAATTGTTCAAATGAAACATTAGAGTTCTGATCCAGGAATGACCATAATTGTTTACGCTGGCTAAAATCCAACTGTAATGTTTCACAAAGAGCATTCACCCCCTTATGATCCAATTCATCATTTTCATCACTATCAAAACTTTtgaatatgttatacaattcTTTTTCATATGGTTCTTCCATAATTGAGGATAAAATTCATCACCAGTACTGTAAAAACAACAAGACTATaagtaatgttaataataatcagtaatatattatgtacacataacaaataacaagatattttttttattgttaataagttctttacacaaataaatctagattatacatattaaaaaaaacgagaataaatttaaattaactataaatcgTCGTATTGGATTATGAACATAatgaaacttaattatttagttacttTCACGGGCAACCGCCACAATATGTCAACAAAGTAGGTAAGTTAAAATCAATTGATAAAGGAAtcctttcaaattaattttaatacaaagtcCACTCACCAATTAGTAGATGTGATCGTAAATGTTTAGTCGTAGTCACTTGATACTCAGTGTTACGACAAACGAATATTAATTGCTTTCATACTAATCAAACACGGCTCgggaaacatattttctattttcgaTCCCAgcggcggcgacgacgacgactattattataatttataatgatcacACGAAAATACGAAATACCAATCGGAAATTGCTATTATCAACCTTTCTGTTGGTGGTGGTAGGGTGGTATCACAGTGGTATAGGAAATGTTATCACTATCCAAGGATGTTATACGCTGTCAAGTGCAATCTCACTGGCCACACGACATTTTTTAAGGTTACTTCCTTTACAATATCgcgaatttatgaaaataacaaaatagtttgtaaatacgtttccaaaaaaaaaaacctaaattcTATTCTAAAACTAATTGAACAAGACATTGTCAACACTTATTTCAACTTCCAATAAATAGTAACACAACAGTAAGTctcttaaagttattaatattattatttataaacttagtaCTTATTCGACTAACGTCTATGGCATCTATtgttgtatgataatatttatattataatgtttttaagcatttaagttttaattgataataaaataactatatcgtattttaagtttatagccatataattgtatactaagttatatttatttccaaGACGTATGTAAACAGTTTACTTATTACTCATTTGGTAGTTCAGTACTTAAATTCTTCTACTTCATACATAGTTTTACTACTAGTCAGATTATCAAATGATTATACTGTACTTATaaagatacaatttaaaacgcGAATAAATTGGTAGTGCAGGTTTGATCTTGAAATCGAAACTTCAAATGATCTCTTTTAGAAATACTGatcaacttttattataaaaaattatatattaataatgctacctatttgtcatttttttaatattaatcctaCTCAATATTGTACAACAGTGATAATCCCCgactatatacaaattatcaaaaaatatttttattaaatatattttctttcatcTGTTCTTAAGTACATAAAGCTAATTTAAATCTTGATTCATCctgttgatattattttcataaatttaaagttatttaactagaaacatttattttaaagtaaagcAACTtgtattttgtgtaattttaattttatttatatcatattcaatataattttattttattttcagaaaaataaatcatgcCACAAAATGAGTATATGGAAAGGCACCGTAAGTTATACGGTCGCCGATTAGATTATGAACAACGTATGCGTAAGAAGGAAGCTCGTGAGCCTCATTTACGTTCAGATAAGGCGAAACGTCTTCGTGGTCTAAAAGCTAAACTTTATAACAAAGAGCGCCGTAATGAAAAGATTCAAATGAAGAAAAAGATCAAAGAACATGAAGAAAAATTACAGAAAAAGAAAGAAGAGAAACCCAAAGAAGGTGCATTACCAGTTTATTTACTTGACAGAGATGTTCAATCAAGCGCCAAAGTACTTTCTAACATGATCAAACAGAAACGTAAAGAAAAGGCAGGCAAATGGGATGTACCTATACCCAAGGTGCGTGCTCAATCAGATAATGAAGTATTCAAGGTATTTAGAACAGGCAAATCTAAGAGAAAGGGATGGAAGAGGATGGTGACAAAAGTATGTTATGTTGGAGAAGGTTTTACACGTAAACCTCCTAAGTTTGAAAGGTTTATAAGACCAATGGCTTTGCGTTTTAATAAGGCTCATGTAACTCATCCTGAACTAAAGGCTACATTCTGTCTACCAATTATTGGTGTAAAAAAGAACCCTAATTCTccaatgtatacaaatttaggAGTTATAACTAAAGGTACTGTAATAGAAGTAAATATTAGTGAGTTAGGTCTGGTAACACAGTCTGGTAAAGTAGTATGGGGAAAATATGCTCAAGTTACTAATAATCCAGAGAATGATGGATGTATTAACGCTGTACTTTTGGTTTAAGTTCATaagtttgttatttgtttcaattgtaactaatgaaataaatatttattttattacactcattggtttttttataattaaatattccttTTGTTTTCTACTTGTTGTAAGGTTGAAAtagtttatatgttaattattgtgtttttggaatagatatagttttaaattaacacaAGTGTTTTACTATGATTAGAAAACTCAAAACTATGTACTACTAGTTACAACCAATAAAACTGCAAGTATTGATATT includes the following:
- the LOC113552122 gene encoding ninein-like, encoding MEEPYEKELYNIFKSFDSDENDELDHKGVNALCETLQLDFSQRKQLWSFLDQNSNVSFEQFRDALVYLANNGSKDETYSRDISPVREISPKYVFGEKKYGRRTKPREDSFILNQSDITQDLNSSIPLSPRKLDYVHINSEFKLDEGTQNKDILSQCDDKHDLLKERLIMDKHNLSLACEHLGITSNGLISKSQLFDVIQHFDCNEKLFEKINDKYSNDRIPIKEVLELISCLDYRSVSPNSETSTSGVSSTSYYHREDNLPNSMMVSISTIIELWESCGIPESVNLLQELGIDTSLDSVYVPDLVTTVSNQLHKVRNNFVDSSLTEYDSINTPFILLKALSSLNEYQVKWLKMIIEQMNCERDKLKYDVDTANNRAVMLAQEVDENHIRLEKSSANKIAALEHKHQEERKTLIDQWGSEKDQLLNQNILLNDKLQQVQNYENELQSELLNNKKQLNLLESENAALNKQLDDIKQKNFSLEVQVQEIPQLKLKELELESNNEQIIDLVQKIDCLKNENKCLRDQNDELVIELEATKMIENVGTDRSFDSNVRNFLAEKNSPNCFGKVKEFTTEFSTGEGGSDCTNTFETYTIESEFETWNKVENSHKSDHESPQTSLMLVNNIKTTLSAQPHIQLCHLNELIDYLEHMKQYSKSDHLQQEIEQKESQESMQKSSDSFMTSSPLNKYPTRRSLNKQFENTMETEFIGSTLIEVTNGSVEKLKQMYNQCKLENQELHDKCKKIEKYWESRYNQLCEVADKALDEAKRLKDESTELEKGMDALRNEYFECEEYWSLKLEEERKLNELEKKVSEEKLNNLEVKIKEYSDMLEDTTDNKLPSIDENAELEEQINCVQQEFSSYCVKIEEEMEKLKIENEKLKSQIVIPVEKVDRGVPNCRFKEECENCHDNLKTNGEFKNKQFDLKKNREKLGMECRSLLQRRSALKNEILQLQEYLNVLSNTHKDFFMRKEINQANQVSIDARKCKELEQRLHDEQARHQKLTNAIWNEHQSKIDMVHKLLRASQDKLEEQIKMRNEQNKQLMSADMIVKELFIENAKLMSMIHSLQTQIDHSSNYNSV
- the LOC113552123 gene encoding cell division cycle protein 20 homolog isoform X1; its protein translation is MSQFTFVNDLKSAVRMDEPITSGPAPRWMKKSVESSSRYVFLNTSRKTNELMAIKKTPSKTPNRSKSPASRSASNTPAKPKTPGGDRFIPSRMSTNFDISNFKMNQENENLDLSPTQSDYRKAMSENLHGCDINNVRVLSYQNKAPAPPDGYQNALKVVYSQSKTPMNIRGATRYIPHAPDRILDAPEIVDDYYLNLIDWSFSNILAVALGTSVYLWNADTGSIDQLLDLEGADYVTSLSWVPNGNLLSVGTALGPVQLWDASQTKRLRIMNSHSSRVGAMSWNSHILTTGCRNGELVHNDVRQKEHVVGTIQSHTQEVCGLKWSTDGRYLASGGNDNLLNVYSGLPGQTTYQSEPIYSFSQHQAAVKALDWCPWQTNVLASGGGTADRTIRFWNCNNGQCINSVNANSQVCAILWSKTYRELVSAHGFANNQLIIWKYPSLTKVAELTGHTNRILNLAMSPDGSTVLSAGADETLRMWKCFLPDPNKKKEQEKRSFRPTILGPGLR
- the LOC113552123 gene encoding cell division cycle protein 20 homolog isoform X2 yields the protein MSQFTFVNDLKSAVRMDEPITSGPAPRWMKKSVESSSSFLNTSRKTNELMAIKKTPSKTPNRSKSPASRSASNTPAKPKTPGGDRFIPSRMSTNFDISNFKMNQENENLDLSPTQSDYRKAMSENLHGCDINNVRVLSYQNKAPAPPDGYQNALKVVYSQSKTPMNIRGATRYIPHAPDRILDAPEIVDDYYLNLIDWSFSNILAVALGTSVYLWNADTGSIDQLLDLEGADYVTSLSWVPNGNLLSVGTALGPVQLWDASQTKRLRIMNSHSSRVGAMSWNSHILTTGCRNGELVHNDVRQKEHVVGTIQSHTQEVCGLKWSTDGRYLASGGNDNLLNVYSGLPGQTTYQSEPIYSFSQHQAAVKALDWCPWQTNVLASGGGTADRTIRFWNCNNGQCINSVNANSQVCAILWSKTYRELVSAHGFANNQLIIWKYPSLTKVAELTGHTNRILNLAMSPDGSTVLSAGADETLRMWKCFLPDPNKKKEQEKRSFRPTILGPGLR